In the Leptospira limi genome, one interval contains:
- a CDS encoding sulfatase-like hydrolase/transferase, translating into MGPNQAPFFPIRIFKISLYYSVFFYLFFLLFNTSFTIMGVDVGDFLKQYLGAFFGVYLTTTAKVFAVSVFIQTSLFSLVNLGFSLWNRSVVKWYFLVGSVLFIECLALFQSMIMFPQIYGEFFFFRYPSFAPFLYFLTDTISPMFFNFVLGILVLLLFVILGRHVYLHKNKESFFAILHVLVLGFLHSHGLYLVGLLYFVFVNLQGKHYENVHTKTYGLLLIFLLFLYGLPSFWMGISSLRYSEEKGKPPIFILSADSLRYDKIGEKINGQSITPNIDLFTKDSFVFHDHHTTIPRTFPSWADTLTGKYSMEHKIRDMFPSPEEKQRIGSPSFPTIQQILKKNGYDHFAIGSFAADIFPRANFGFDEVYAPNFNARIMTVQRTAETQILIMPFLVGSWFSGEKYLEELDGLSTWGDGDRLLKRFDSLVSERGNSPYSITYFSSVIHFPYTPAFPHYKRFTNPHYYGKYKYLKFVDPTDSSLPNQEEISQIRSLFDSAVYAFDQEFGEMVGYLKSKGIYDDAIIILTADHGEALYEDIHGQGHGEHLRGESVTHVPLMIKFPKSSKFESIPSIEKNFDGITSSIDLVPTLLDYFEIPSQLEYPGKSLLTILGQRDWDEDRFVYSETGIWFSDVGNHFFQKQRIPYPNILSLHQVVPEEDYQIMITDPIYRETIAFSKHRSIQNSNYKLIYIPTREGVRFEFYDRKKDPLNRNNLYPNHPMASKMKEALYKTVVKWENASLAGEYLIPSSLSDINEN; encoded by the coding sequence ATGGGTCCGAACCAAGCCCCTTTTTTCCCCATCCGAATTTTTAAAATTTCCCTCTATTATTCAGTTTTTTTTTATCTATTCTTTCTCCTCTTTAATACCAGCTTTACAATTATGGGCGTCGACGTTGGCGACTTCCTTAAACAATACTTAGGTGCTTTTTTTGGTGTTTATTTGACCACTACGGCAAAAGTTTTTGCTGTTTCAGTTTTTATCCAAACAAGTTTATTCTCACTAGTGAACTTAGGTTTCTCTTTATGGAATCGTTCAGTTGTTAAATGGTATTTCTTGGTTGGAAGTGTTTTATTCATTGAATGTTTGGCTCTTTTTCAATCAATGATCATGTTCCCTCAAATTTACGGGGAATTTTTCTTCTTTCGGTATCCTAGTTTTGCACCATTCCTTTATTTTTTAACTGATACCATCTCACCAATGTTTTTCAATTTTGTTTTGGGGATATTGGTTTTACTTCTATTTGTAATTTTAGGCCGTCATGTTTACCTTCATAAAAACAAAGAAAGTTTTTTTGCCATCTTACATGTTTTGGTGTTAGGCTTTCTCCATTCCCATGGATTGTACTTAGTTGGATTACTTTATTTTGTTTTTGTGAACTTGCAAGGGAAACACTATGAGAATGTACATACCAAAACATATGGTCTTCTCTTGATTTTCCTTTTGTTTTTGTATGGTTTGCCAAGTTTTTGGATGGGAATATCTTCCTTACGTTACTCAGAGGAAAAAGGAAAACCTCCTATCTTTATCTTATCAGCAGATTCATTACGTTACGATAAAATTGGCGAAAAAATCAATGGCCAATCCATCACACCCAATATCGATTTATTTACAAAAGATAGTTTTGTATTTCATGACCACCATACAACGATTCCACGAACGTTCCCAAGTTGGGCAGACACTCTAACTGGTAAATACTCGATGGAACATAAAATTCGAGACATGTTTCCATCACCGGAAGAAAAACAAAGGATTGGGTCTCCTTCCTTTCCAACAATCCAACAAATCCTAAAAAAAAATGGATACGATCATTTTGCCATTGGTAGTTTTGCAGCAGACATATTTCCAAGAGCCAACTTTGGTTTTGATGAAGTATATGCTCCTAATTTTAATGCAAGGATCATGACGGTCCAAAGGACAGCGGAAACACAAATTCTAATTATGCCATTCCTTGTCGGTTCTTGGTTTTCGGGAGAAAAATACTTAGAAGAACTTGATGGACTTTCCACTTGGGGAGATGGGGATCGTTTACTCAAACGGTTTGATTCTTTGGTGAGTGAAAGAGGAAACTCTCCTTATTCCATTACCTATTTTTCGAGTGTAATCCATTTTCCTTACACACCTGCCTTTCCACATTACAAACGTTTTACGAATCCTCATTATTATGGGAAATATAAGTATCTTAAATTTGTAGATCCGACGGATTCCAGTCTTCCTAATCAGGAAGAAATCTCTCAAATCCGAAGCTTATTTGATAGCGCAGTTTATGCCTTTGACCAAGAATTTGGTGAAATGGTTGGTTATTTAAAATCAAAAGGGATTTATGATGATGCGATCATCATTTTAACTGCCGATCACGGAGAAGCACTGTACGAAGACATCCATGGGCAAGGGCATGGAGAACACCTTCGTGGTGAATCTGTCACCCATGTTCCATTGATGATCAAATTTCCGAAATCATCCAAGTTCGAATCCATTCCCTCGATAGAAAAAAATTTCGATGGCATAACTTCCAGCATTGATTTAGTTCCCACTCTTTTGGATTATTTTGAAATCCCTTCCCAATTGGAATACCCAGGCAAATCTTTATTAACAATTCTTGGACAAAGGGACTGGGATGAAGATCGATTTGTTTATTCTGAAACTGGGATTTGGTTTTCTGATGTTGGTAACCATTTTTTCCAAAAACAAAGAATCCCATATCCGAATATACTTTCACTGCACCAAGTTGTTCCGGAAGAAGACTACCAAATCATGATCACAGATCCCATTTATCGTGAAACGATAGCATTTTCAAAACACAGAAGCATTCAAAATTCAAATTACAAATTGATCTATATTCCCACGAGGGAAGGTGTAAGATTTGAGTTCTATGATCGAAAGAAAGATCCTTTGAACAGAAATAATTTATACCCCAATCATCCTATGGCTTCCAAAATGAAAGAAGCCTTATATAAAACTGTAGTGAAGTGGGAGAATGCTTCACTGGCAGGAGAATATTTAATTCCCAGTTCTTTATCTGACATCAATGAAAATTAA
- the carB gene encoding carbamoyl-phosphate synthase large subunit, whose translation MPQRNDLKSILIIGSGPIVIGQACEFDYSGTQATKALREKGIRVILVNSNPATIMTDPDLADATYIEPLTVPVLEKIIKKEKPDAILPTVGGQTALNLALALHREGVLEKYNVELIGAKVEAIRKAEDRELFKLAMEKLGIRVAKSFMVSDMDAARKAKDEIGFPIIIRPAFTLGGTGGGTCYDESEFDDIAQKGLSASPISQILVEESVMGWKEFELEVMRDLNDNVVIICSIENLDPMGVHTGDSITVAPQQTLSDKEYQRLRDMSIDIIREIGVETGGSNIQFAVNPENGDVIVIEMNPRVSRSSALASKATGFPIAKIAALLSIGYTLDEIRNDITRVTPASFEPSIDYVVTKIPRFAFEKFPGSDNTLGVQMKAVGEAMAIGRNFKESFQKALRSLETDRFGFGSDGYLKELMEWEAVPKEERKTWLTAKVKRPTDKRIFYVKMAFDFGMSVEEIHEICKIDPWFLYQFEELFQLENKYRKEGNVIIEEMKQAGFSNRQLAFLSKEEQILSQVRSGAAIDITKAKVDKTLREEEEKIESYLEEKNIQPVYKRIDTCAGEFEAFTPYMYSSYDEEDESDVTSKKKVMILGGGPNRIGQGIEFDYCCCHASFSLQEAGVESIMVNSNPETVSTDYDTSDRLYFEPLSLEDVMAIFKKERPDGVIVQLGGQTPLKLAKSLEKRGVPILGTSPDSIDRAEDRKRFAEVLDKLSLKSPENGIASSKDKAREIARKIGYPVLVRPSYVLGGRAMLIVNEETELDKYMEEAEEVSEDRPLLVDSFLQDATEVDVDALCDGKDVFIAGIMEHIEEAGIHSGDSACVLPPQSISQRMLQEIEEATYRLALELNVKGLINVQYAIKDETLYVLEVNPRASRTVPFVAKSIGIPVVKIAVRLMLGETLASFKLGKRFSAPMITVKEAVLPFSKFPGVDTILGPEMRSTGEVMGIAATKGEAFVKAQIMAGEEPPKHGTVFVTINDKTKKELLEPVRSLSNLGYNIIATEGTHKFLSDNGILSSKINKIYDGYFPNVIDYIKEKKIHLIINTPLSRVTRENAFTIRQAAIKYKVPCLTTSQAAKALIHGLVEMKDKGYSVNSLQEIHKKK comes from the coding sequence ATGCCGCAACGTAACGACTTAAAATCAATTTTGATCATCGGATCCGGACCAATCGTCATCGGGCAGGCATGTGAGTTTGACTACTCAGGAACGCAGGCAACAAAAGCACTTCGGGAAAAAGGGATACGAGTCATCTTGGTGAATTCAAATCCCGCTACTATCATGACTGATCCTGATCTTGCAGATGCCACTTACATTGAACCTCTCACCGTTCCCGTTCTCGAAAAAATCATTAAAAAAGAAAAACCAGATGCCATATTGCCAACAGTTGGTGGGCAAACGGCTCTCAATTTAGCTCTCGCCTTACACAGAGAAGGTGTATTAGAAAAATACAATGTAGAACTCATCGGAGCAAAAGTAGAAGCAATTCGAAAAGCAGAAGATAGAGAACTCTTTAAACTAGCGATGGAAAAACTTGGGATCCGAGTTGCGAAGTCTTTTATGGTGTCCGACATGGATGCAGCGAGAAAAGCCAAAGACGAAATCGGATTTCCCATCATCATCCGCCCTGCGTTCACGTTGGGTGGTACTGGTGGTGGAACTTGTTATGATGAATCTGAATTTGATGATATAGCTCAAAAAGGTTTATCTGCATCTCCCATTTCACAGATCCTTGTAGAAGAATCCGTGATGGGTTGGAAGGAATTTGAGTTAGAAGTAATGCGAGATTTAAATGATAACGTGGTTATCATTTGTTCCATTGAAAACTTGGATCCAATGGGTGTTCATACAGGAGACTCTATTACTGTTGCTCCACAACAAACGTTAAGTGACAAAGAATACCAAAGATTACGTGATATGTCGATTGATATCATCAGGGAAATTGGTGTAGAAACTGGTGGATCGAATATTCAATTTGCTGTGAACCCAGAAAATGGGGACGTAATTGTCATCGAAATGAATCCAAGGGTTTCCAGATCTTCAGCACTTGCTTCAAAAGCAACTGGATTTCCTATCGCAAAAATTGCAGCATTGTTGTCCATCGGATATACTTTGGATGAAATACGAAATGATATTACAAGAGTAACGCCTGCTAGTTTTGAACCATCTATCGATTACGTAGTTACCAAAATCCCTCGATTTGCTTTTGAAAAATTCCCAGGTTCTGACAACACATTAGGTGTCCAAATGAAGGCGGTTGGGGAAGCAATGGCTATCGGTAGAAACTTTAAAGAAAGTTTTCAAAAAGCATTACGTTCACTTGAAACAGACCGATTTGGTTTTGGAAGTGATGGCTATTTAAAAGAACTGATGGAATGGGAAGCTGTTCCAAAAGAAGAAAGAAAAACATGGCTTACGGCGAAAGTCAAACGTCCAACTGACAAACGAATTTTTTATGTAAAGATGGCATTTGATTTTGGAATGAGTGTCGAAGAAATCCATGAGATTTGTAAAATAGATCCATGGTTTTTATACCAATTTGAAGAACTTTTCCAATTAGAAAATAAATATCGAAAAGAAGGGAATGTCATCATTGAAGAAATGAAACAAGCTGGTTTCTCCAATAGACAACTTGCATTTCTTTCAAAAGAAGAACAAATTTTATCCCAAGTTAGAAGTGGGGCAGCCATTGATATCACCAAAGCAAAGGTTGATAAAACCCTACGAGAAGAAGAAGAAAAAATTGAATCTTACTTAGAAGAAAAAAACATCCAACCTGTATACAAACGTATCGATACTTGTGCAGGTGAGTTTGAAGCATTTACTCCTTACATGTATTCTTCGTATGATGAAGAAGATGAATCGGATGTAACTTCTAAGAAAAAGGTTATGATCCTCGGTGGCGGACCTAACAGAATCGGGCAAGGGATTGAATTTGATTATTGTTGTTGCCATGCATCGTTTTCCTTACAGGAAGCGGGTGTTGAATCCATCATGGTAAACTCCAATCCAGAAACAGTATCCACAGATTACGATACATCGGACCGGTTGTATTTTGAACCACTCAGTTTAGAAGACGTGATGGCAATTTTCAAAAAGGAAAGACCTGATGGTGTGATCGTACAGTTAGGTGGTCAAACTCCACTCAAACTTGCTAAATCTTTGGAAAAAAGAGGGGTTCCGATTCTTGGAACTAGCCCTGATTCCATCGACAGAGCAGAAGATAGAAAACGATTTGCTGAAGTATTAGATAAATTAAGTTTAAAATCACCAGAAAATGGTATCGCTTCTTCAAAAGACAAAGCAAGGGAAATTGCAAGAAAAATCGGTTATCCAGTGCTTGTTAGACCTTCTTATGTGTTAGGTGGTCGAGCTATGTTGATTGTCAATGAAGAAACAGAATTAGACAAATACATGGAAGAAGCCGAAGAGGTTTCTGAAGATAGACCACTACTTGTAGATTCCTTTTTACAAGATGCGACGGAAGTAGACGTAGATGCTCTATGTGATGGAAAAGATGTATTTATAGCGGGAATTATGGAACATATAGAGGAAGCTGGGATCCACTCTGGTGATTCTGCATGTGTTTTACCCCCTCAAAGTATCTCCCAACGTATGCTCCAAGAGATTGAAGAAGCTACGTATCGACTTGCTCTAGAATTAAATGTTAAAGGTCTCATCAATGTGCAATATGCGATTAAAGATGAAACTCTGTATGTCTTAGAAGTAAATCCAAGAGCATCAAGAACTGTTCCATTTGTTGCAAAGTCAATAGGGATCCCTGTTGTAAAAATTGCTGTAAGACTTATGTTAGGTGAAACATTGGCTTCTTTCAAATTAGGGAAACGGTTTTCTGCGCCAATGATCACTGTAAAAGAAGCAGTTTTACCATTTAGTAAATTTCCGGGTGTAGATACCATCCTTGGTCCAGAAATGAGATCAACAGGTGAAGTGATGGGAATTGCTGCAACCAAAGGGGAAGCCTTTGTGAAAGCGCAGATAATGGCAGGTGAAGAACCACCAAAACACGGAACGGTTTTTGTTACCATCAATGATAAAACCAAAAAAGAATTATTAGAACCCGTTAGGTCCTTGTCCAATTTAGGTTATAACATCATTGCAACAGAGGGAACTCATAAGTTTTTATCTGATAATGGAATTTTATCGAGTAAAATCAATAAAATCTATGATGGTTATTTTCCAAATGTAATTGATTACATCAAAGAGAAAAAAATCCATTTGATCATCAACACTCCTTTGTCCAGAGTTACAAGAGAAAATGCATTTACGATTCGCCAAGCGGCAATTAAATACAAAGTACCTTGTCTCACTACATCACAGGCTGCAAAAGCTCTGATCCATGGACTTGTGGAAATGAAGGATAAGGGGTATTCAGTAAACTCGTTACAGGAAATTCACAAAAAGAAATAA
- a CDS encoding DUF1499 domain-containing protein, which produces MKQLKVTTTTMIGMISLLIVMNCTGTRPDNLGIRSGKLLECPKTPNCISSFSDPSDKEHFRSSVPYQKPTVEAISILKERILNHPRTKIIKEENNYLYIEFTTLIMRYVDDVEFYFDEKTKQLHFRSASRLGKSDLGLNRKRIETLLKEIQI; this is translated from the coding sequence ATGAAACAATTAAAAGTAACAACAACAACAATGATAGGAATGATTTCCTTACTCATCGTCATGAATTGTACGGGAACTAGGCCAGACAATTTGGGAATTCGATCTGGAAAATTATTAGAATGCCCAAAAACTCCAAACTGCATCAGTAGTTTTTCAGATCCATCTGACAAAGAACACTTTCGAAGTTCAGTGCCCTATCAAAAACCAACAGTAGAGGCAATTTCCATTTTAAAAGAAAGAATTCTAAACCATCCGAGAACCAAAATCATCAAAGAAGAAAACAATTATTTGTATATTGAATTCACAACGCTTATCATGCGTTATGTGGATGATGTAGAGTTCTATTTTGATGAAAAAACAAAACAATTACACTTTCGATCAGCTTCTAGACTAGGAAAGTCAGATTTAGGATTGAACCGAAAACGAATTGAAACCCTCTTAAAAGAAATTCAAATTTAG
- a CDS encoding DUF2339 domain-containing protein: MEEKEKKEILSKIQSMEKELFFLKEKVLSLSESKVISKSETSDIPKQTLVIEDTKPVSIDEGPNWFIQWIGQNLFVKLGVFSLILASIWFFYLAIEEYWINESVRIWIGILSSLPILWYGYKTKESRPYLSPSLLGLGIAVLFSAYYSGYVWYDLYGTETCFVGLILLSLTAVGISYAEKSEVLFGFASLGVFLSPILVSTGQNSYPFLFTYLLIWNLLFFFIRKEMPWKVIPLLILIANHLIFATWAESKLEEAKIFFPFIFQLGVYLLFLLREFEVLKRTIKENPNLTLVTIGLTLGLGFLQSFWMFGIFYPALKPFLLTLVLILFYGIYQRSLRDIELTSDTKKVYDIISLFGLPLIISVIVMGMTGKALAFSLISFAFVVTIAATYSKQLYMYLATFPVWFFALFYIFAFTYRSYNEVPFVNGRFLIFTTGSLYLVLSYWYSRQFSNFSKLFLYAAYPYFLLGNFVEIHLGFPEEKRMFLYTICLIFYGFGTLVIGFQKHIHSIKVAGFVSLALVVAKFYLYDFWNLSLGYRILAGLFLGISLIVTGTFYNRIKKETT; encoded by the coding sequence GTGGAAGAAAAAGAAAAAAAAGAAATTTTATCCAAAATCCAATCGATGGAAAAGGAACTATTTTTCTTAAAAGAAAAAGTCCTTTCTCTCTCAGAATCAAAAGTTATCTCCAAATCGGAAACTTCCGACATTCCAAAACAAACACTTGTTATAGAAGATACAAAACCAGTCTCGATTGACGAAGGACCCAATTGGTTCATCCAATGGATTGGACAAAATTTATTTGTAAAACTCGGTGTATTTTCACTCATCCTTGCATCGATTTGGTTTTTTTATCTAGCAATCGAAGAATATTGGATCAACGAATCGGTTCGTATTTGGATTGGTATCCTCTCTTCTCTTCCGATCCTTTGGTATGGATACAAAACAAAAGAATCAAGGCCTTACCTTTCACCTAGTTTACTTGGCCTCGGAATTGCTGTTTTATTTTCTGCCTATTATTCAGGATATGTTTGGTATGATTTATACGGAACAGAAACGTGTTTTGTTGGACTGATCCTTTTAAGCCTAACAGCTGTTGGAATTTCGTACGCTGAAAAAAGTGAAGTTCTATTTGGATTTGCGAGTTTGGGTGTTTTTTTATCGCCCATTTTAGTCTCCACGGGACAAAACTCCTATCCATTTTTATTCACCTATTTACTCATATGGAACCTACTTTTCTTTTTCATCAGAAAGGAAATGCCTTGGAAGGTGATCCCATTACTCATTCTAATCGCAAATCACTTAATCTTTGCCACTTGGGCAGAATCAAAATTAGAAGAGGCTAAAATCTTTTTCCCATTCATCTTCCAATTGGGTGTTTACCTTCTATTTTTACTTCGCGAATTCGAAGTTTTAAAAAGAACTATAAAAGAGAACCCAAACCTAACTTTGGTTACCATCGGACTCACCTTGGGACTTGGATTTTTGCAATCCTTTTGGATGTTTGGAATCTTTTATCCTGCACTAAAACCATTTCTACTAACACTCGTTCTTATCTTATTTTATGGAATCTACCAAAGGTCTCTCCGTGATATAGAACTTACGAGTGATACAAAAAAAGTGTATGATATCATTAGCCTTTTTGGATTACCCCTCATTATCAGTGTGATTGTGATGGGAATGACAGGTAAAGCTTTAGCATTTAGCCTAATTAGTTTTGCGTTTGTTGTGACAATTGCGGCAACATATTCCAAACAATTGTATATGTATTTAGCAACATTCCCTGTTTGGTTTTTTGCTCTGTTTTATATTTTCGCGTTTACCTATCGTTCTTACAATGAAGTTCCATTTGTAAATGGTAGGTTTCTCATTTTTACAACAGGTAGTTTGTATTTGGTATTATCGTATTGGTATAGCAGACAGTTTTCAAATTTTTCAAAACTATTCTTATACGCCGCCTATCCTTATTTCTTACTAGGAAATTTTGTGGAAATCCATTTGGGTTTTCCTGAAGAAAAACGTATGTTTTTATACACCATTTGTTTGATCTTCTATGGATTTGGTACTTTGGTCATAGGATTCCAAAAACACATCCACTCAATAAAAGTGGCCGGATTTGTATCATTGGCACTGGTCGTAGCCAAATTTTATTTATATGATTTTTGGAACTTATCCTTGGGATACAGAATCTTAGCAGGTCTGTTTTTAGGAATCTCTCTTATTGTTACGGGAACATTTTACAATCGAATCAAAAAGGAAACTACATGA
- the ispG gene encoding (E)-4-hydroxy-3-methylbut-2-enyl-diphosphate synthase, translating to MSTKYNESPFFYRRRPTREVKVGDVGIGGKNPIRVQSMITSNTRDTEASIQQISDLEKAGSEIVRLTVPSQADADNLPNIRKRMKELGLKVPLVADIHFTPQVALKCVEWVEKVRINPGNFADKKKFEIIEYTDKDYNEELERIEEVFTPLVLRAKELGVAMRIGTNHGSLSDRIMNRFGDTPLGMVESALEFIRIAEKNSYRDIVVSMKASNPQVMIQAYRMLVARFYDLGMDYPLHLGVTEAGDGKDGRIKSAIGIGSLLEDGLGDTIRVSLTEDAIHEIPVAKELVKKYNDLYFASLTAKENPMIRESIYTEFRDPYQYARFYSKEIAVGETKIGDTNPVRIESCFPFFGEGTAEEVLHLIQRGNKSGRVPELIHFNIDSELDLLTLGTMVRRGSFPLPVSFALSEDLMYQYETFAEDLYKFQKWVISPSLFLKESEESWDDLLQFVHRYAKDKRSVEWTFSSSNIEHVSTVLKECKKRKIENILFSTSDGDLLTIRKLAFLLRESDYPIVLNVSGKTKDQLMYDASIQAGGSLLDGIGDVLRLSFGDGEAEECLHLNFDILQATRLRLTKTEYISCPSCGRTMFDLQTTTAKIKEKTGHLKGVKIAVMGCIVNGPGEMADADFGYVGAGIGKVHLYKGKEIVKKGVSETEAPDLLIELIRENGMWNDPE from the coding sequence ATGAGCACCAAATATAACGAATCGCCATTTTTTTACAGAAGAAGACCTACAAGAGAAGTGAAAGTGGGAGATGTTGGAATTGGAGGAAAAAACCCAATCCGCGTCCAATCCATGATCACATCTAACACAAGAGATACGGAAGCAAGTATCCAACAAATCTCAGATTTAGAGAAGGCAGGATCGGAAATTGTTCGCCTAACAGTTCCTAGTCAAGCGGATGCTGACAACTTACCAAATATCCGAAAACGAATGAAAGAACTTGGTCTAAAAGTCCCTCTTGTTGCAGACATCCACTTCACTCCCCAAGTTGCTCTCAAATGTGTGGAATGGGTTGAAAAGGTGCGTATTAACCCAGGAAACTTTGCTGACAAAAAAAAATTTGAGATCATCGAATACACTGACAAAGATTATAATGAAGAATTAGAACGGATTGAAGAAGTATTCACACCCCTTGTCTTAAGAGCCAAAGAACTTGGTGTTGCGATGAGAATTGGAACAAACCATGGAAGTTTGTCGGACCGTATCATGAATCGATTTGGGGACACACCTCTTGGAATGGTAGAATCCGCATTGGAATTCATCCGGATCGCTGAAAAAAATTCTTATCGTGACATTGTTGTTTCTATGAAAGCATCCAACCCTCAGGTGATGATACAAGCCTATCGTATGTTAGTTGCCAGGTTTTATGACTTAGGAATGGATTATCCACTCCACTTAGGTGTGACCGAAGCCGGGGATGGTAAAGACGGAAGGATTAAATCAGCTATTGGAATTGGAAGTTTACTCGAAGACGGTTTAGGTGATACGATCCGAGTCTCCTTAACAGAAGATGCAATTCATGAAATCCCTGTAGCGAAGGAACTGGTTAAAAAATACAACGATCTATATTTCGCTTCCTTAACAGCCAAAGAAAATCCAATGATACGTGAAAGTATTTATACGGAATTTCGAGATCCATACCAATACGCTCGTTTTTATTCCAAAGAAATTGCCGTTGGGGAAACAAAAATTGGAGATACAAATCCAGTTCGAATTGAATCCTGTTTTCCTTTTTTTGGAGAGGGCACAGCGGAAGAAGTCCTCCATCTCATCCAAAGGGGAAACAAATCAGGTCGAGTTCCAGAACTCATTCATTTTAACATTGATTCTGAATTAGATTTACTAACGCTTGGAACGATGGTGAGGAGAGGATCCTTTCCTTTGCCTGTTTCCTTCGCACTCTCTGAAGATCTCATGTACCAGTATGAAACTTTTGCTGAGGATTTGTATAAATTTCAAAAGTGGGTTATTTCCCCTTCTCTCTTTTTAAAGGAATCGGAAGAATCCTGGGATGATCTTTTACAATTTGTGCATAGATATGCAAAAGACAAACGATCTGTGGAATGGACCTTTTCATCATCTAACATAGAACATGTGTCTACAGTCTTAAAAGAATGCAAAAAAAGAAAAATTGAGAATATCCTTTTTTCAACTTCAGATGGTGACTTACTTACGATCAGAAAACTTGCATTTTTATTAAGAGAATCCGATTACCCAATCGTCTTAAATGTTTCAGGTAAAACCAAAGACCAACTGATGTATGATGCTTCTATCCAAGCAGGAGGAAGTTTATTAGATGGAATTGGAGATGTTTTAAGACTTTCCTTTGGTGACGGAGAAGCAGAAGAATGTTTGCATTTAAATTTTGATATATTGCAAGCAACTCGACTTAGACTCACAAAAACAGAATACATTTCCTGCCCGTCGTGCGGAAGGACCATGTTTGACTTACAAACAACAACAGCGAAAATCAAAGAAAAAACTGGGCATCTAAAAGGTGTAAAAATTGCTGTGATGGGATGTATTGTCAATGGACCAGGTGAGATGGCAGATGCTGATTTTGGTTATGTCGGTGCAGGAATTGGTAAAGTCCACCTCTACAAAGGGAAGGAAATTGTAAAAAAAGGAGTCTCTGAAACGGAAGCTCCCGACCTACTCATCGAACTCATTCGCGAAAATGGGATGTGGAACGATCCAGAATAA
- the mutY gene encoding A/G-specific adenine glycosylase, giving the protein MSPQKKLHDWYLLHKRDLPFRKKKQAYPIWISEVMLQQTRVAAMLPLFENFLNRFPNPEELAKASEEEVLAHWKGLGYYSRARNIRKAAIQLVNLYNGSFPKDLELVLKLPGIGNYTARAVLSIAYDLPYAVLDGNVKRVLSRYVGYTKNILGPKADLELQEKANEFLNLEFPGDHNQAMMELGATICLPESPKCLVCPLMEGCFARIHGKTKEIPIREKYQKQIVLQGEIWIVQKDDVYLLIKEPKNRFLKGMFHLPYGFLGELPNNEYKPSDFFYFLGSLKGQSQNLGTIKHTITHHKLEYSVPHLKLNQTKELESFLKTLDIDFKWVKLDSLETEFPSSLAKKVRKILLY; this is encoded by the coding sequence TTGAGCCCACAGAAAAAACTTCACGATTGGTATTTATTACACAAACGTGATCTACCATTTCGTAAAAAGAAACAAGCTTATCCCATTTGGATCTCTGAGGTGATGTTGCAGCAAACTCGAGTTGCTGCGATGTTACCTTTGTTTGAAAATTTCCTCAATCGTTTTCCAAACCCTGAAGAGTTAGCTAAGGCAAGTGAAGAAGAAGTCCTCGCCCATTGGAAGGGGCTTGGGTATTATAGCCGTGCTCGGAACATCCGAAAAGCAGCCATCCAACTTGTCAATTTATACAATGGTTCCTTTCCAAAAGACTTAGAGTTAGTTTTAAAATTACCTGGAATTGGAAATTATACAGCACGAGCTGTTTTATCCATTGCCTATGATTTACCGTATGCAGTACTTGATGGAAATGTAAAACGTGTACTTTCGCGTTACGTTGGTTATACGAAAAATATTCTCGGTCCAAAGGCAGATTTAGAGCTCCAAGAGAAGGCAAATGAATTTTTAAACTTAGAATTTCCAGGCGACCATAACCAAGCCATGATGGAACTTGGGGCAACCATCTGCTTACCCGAATCTCCTAAATGTTTGGTCTGCCCACTCATGGAAGGATGTTTTGCTAGAATCCATGGGAAAACAAAAGAAATTCCCATTCGGGAGAAATACCAAAAGCAAATTGTTTTGCAAGGTGAAATATGGATTGTCCAAAAGGATGATGTTTACCTCCTCATCAAGGAACCAAAAAATCGATTTTTGAAAGGTATGTTCCATCTTCCCTATGGCTTTTTAGGTGAACTACCTAACAATGAATACAAACCTTCCGATTTTTTTTACTTTTTAGGATCTCTGAAAGGGCAAAGCCAAAACTTAGGAACCATTAAACATACTATCACACATCATAAATTAGAATATTCTGTTCCCCATTTGAAATTAAATCAGACAAAGGAATTGGAATCTTTTTTAAAAACATTAGATATCGATTTTAAATGGGTTAAACTGGATTCACTTGAAACCGAGTTCCCTTCCTCACTGGCAAAGAAAGTAAGAAAGATTTTGCTTTACTAA